The following proteins are encoded in a genomic region of Nicotiana sylvestris chromosome 4, ASM39365v2, whole genome shotgun sequence:
- the LOC138890071 gene encoding secreted RxLR effector protein 161-like produces the protein MGEKLGINSRYKSNAGRDHWKAVKRIFRYLKGTANYSLCYSGNDLYLRGYIDADWAGDWNDRKSTSGYAFLLNGGAISWKIKKQTCTTLSTMEDEFVACASAVQEAVWLKRFFEHLDIGKNSQGDMTLYFDSQVAIAYIKDPKYHNKTKYIDIKYNFVRDMVASGEINLQYIPTRSMIADPFTKAISRDLFEKDVMALGLRRI, from the exons ATGGG ggaaaaattgggtatcaacagcaggTATAAATCCAATGCTGGAAGAGATCATTGGAAAGCTGTGAAGAGAATTTTCAGATACCTGAAAGGAACTGCAAATTATTCACTATGTTATAGTGGAAATGATTTATACTTGAGAGGATATATAGATGCTGATTGGGCTGGTGATTGGAATGATAGAAAATCAACATCCGGTTATGCTTTCTTACTTAATGGTGGTGCTATATCATGGAAAATTAAGAAACAAACTTGTACAACCCTTTCAACAATGGAAGATGAGTTCGTAGCTTGTGCGTCTGCAGTACAAGAAGCTGTTTGGTTGAAGAGGTTCTTTGAGCATTTGGATATTGGAAAGAACTCTCAGGGTGACATGACTCTATATTTTGATAGTCAAGTGGCTATTGCATATATAAAAGATCCAAAGTATCACAACAAGACCAAATATATTGACATCAAGTATAACTTTGTAAGAGACATGGTAGCAAGTGGAGAGATAAATTTACAGTACATTCCTACGCGAAGCATGATAGCTGATCCTTTTACAAAGGCGATATCTAGAGACCTGTTTGAGAAAGATGTTATGGCTCTAGGTTTGCGAAGGATATGA